The proteins below come from a single Saccharopolyspora sp. SCSIO 74807 genomic window:
- a CDS encoding glutamine synthetase family protein, which translates to MTPLLDPRQLEGAGIHTVIVATPDLQGRLVGRRVPAERFPGILECGVEICTCAWAWDVEQSFDLIGAGVLAVCSMHNGAPDVALIPDVGTLRRAAWLQGVAICMADPVWPTTGEPLDISPRVLLKKELARYRDMGYSPQAGTELEFYLFANNPRALRKSDFRDDLDPTTLTPSDFMIHEGNGYEPFFQKLRRDLRDSGIEVEAGQSEWGTGQWEMTFAYGDPLEMADRHALYKLAVRDSAVAAGMSVTFMARPLNDQPGSSCHVHLSLLDDAGGSVFWNADAEHRMSDTLRSAVAGMLEHTPAFMAWYAPTVNSYRRTNSQEIAGYGRTWAVQNRSVSARIVGHTSSALRVEYRIPGADTNPYLTLGGVLASARDGIARSATPPAMTVGNAYDGEIDAAMPTQLAEAAEMFATSDFVRRLIGEENTSHFRHLAELEWRVYQSTVTQWDLQRYFDRI; encoded by the coding sequence ATGACCCCTCTCCTTGACCCGCGCCAGCTCGAAGGAGCGGGCATCCACACGGTGATCGTCGCGACCCCGGACCTGCAGGGCCGCCTGGTGGGACGGCGGGTTCCCGCGGAGCGCTTCCCCGGCATCCTGGAGTGCGGCGTCGAGATCTGCACCTGCGCGTGGGCCTGGGACGTCGAGCAGTCCTTCGACCTCATCGGCGCGGGCGTCCTCGCCGTCTGCAGCATGCACAACGGCGCACCCGACGTGGCGCTCATCCCCGACGTCGGCACGCTGCGCCGAGCCGCGTGGCTGCAGGGAGTCGCCATCTGCATGGCCGACCCCGTGTGGCCCACGACCGGCGAACCGCTCGACATCTCGCCGCGCGTGCTGCTCAAGAAGGAGCTCGCCAGGTACCGGGACATGGGCTACTCGCCGCAGGCCGGTACCGAGCTGGAGTTCTACCTGTTCGCGAACAACCCTCGTGCGCTGCGCAAGAGCGACTTTCGGGACGACCTGGACCCCACGACCCTCACGCCGAGCGACTTCATGATCCACGAGGGCAACGGCTACGAGCCCTTCTTCCAGAAGTTGCGTCGCGACCTGCGGGACAGCGGTATCGAGGTGGAGGCGGGGCAGTCCGAATGGGGAACCGGGCAGTGGGAGATGACCTTCGCCTACGGCGACCCGCTCGAGATGGCCGACCGGCACGCGCTCTACAAGCTCGCCGTGCGCGACAGCGCGGTGGCAGCGGGCATGTCGGTGACGTTCATGGCGCGCCCGCTCAACGACCAGCCCGGCTCGTCCTGCCACGTGCACCTTTCGCTGCTCGACGACGCGGGTGGGTCGGTCTTCTGGAACGCCGACGCCGAGCACCGCATGAGCGACACGCTGCGTTCGGCCGTCGCCGGGATGCTCGAGCACACCCCCGCGTTCATGGCCTGGTACGCGCCGACCGTCAACTCCTACCGGCGCACCAACTCACAGGAGATCGCGGGGTACGGCCGGACATGGGCGGTGCAGAACCGGTCGGTCTCAGCGCGGATCGTCGGGCACACGTCGTCCGCCCTGCGTGTGGAATACCGGATACCCGGCGCAGACACCAATCCCTATCTGACCCTGGGCGGGGTGCTCGCCTCCGCCCGCGACGGCATCGCACGTTCGGCGACACCGCCCGCGATGACGGTGGGCAACGCCTACGACGGGGAGATCGACGCGGCCATGCCCACGCAGCTCGCCGAGGCAGCCGAGATGTTCGCGACGTCCGATTTCGTCCGCCGGCTCATCGGTGAAGAGAACACATCGCACTTCCGCCACCTCGCCGAGTTGGAGTGGCGCGTCTACCAATCCACGGTGACGCAATGGGACCTGCAGCGCTATTTCGATCGGATCTGA
- a CDS encoding SDR family NAD(P)-dependent oxidoreductase, with product MSERHAGRSVFITGSGGGIGRETALRLAGEGARIMATDVNGDAARETAELVEADGGTALSAAVDVRERSGIRAAAEAAAAAWGSLDLLVNNAGLVTPHSLSDLTDDAWDLVLDVNLKGQFLVAQEVAPHLDAAGGGAIVNLSTVEASVVVTSGSTAQPHYNASKGGVPALTKALAVELAPKNIRVNCVAPGPIATDFFSYEDVTSPEAMEFLGQRLLVRRVGTPADVASAISWLLSDEAAWIDGIELPVDGGWLTR from the coding sequence ATGAGCGAACGACATGCCGGCCGATCGGTCTTCATCACCGGCTCAGGCGGCGGTATCGGCCGGGAGACCGCGCTGCGCCTGGCGGGCGAGGGCGCGAGGATCATGGCGACCGACGTCAACGGCGACGCTGCCCGGGAAACCGCGGAACTCGTCGAGGCCGATGGCGGTACGGCGCTGTCCGCCGCCGTCGACGTGCGTGAGCGCTCCGGCATCCGGGCCGCCGCCGAGGCCGCGGCCGCGGCGTGGGGATCGCTCGACCTGCTCGTCAACAATGCGGGCTTGGTGACTCCGCACTCGCTGTCCGACCTCACCGACGACGCCTGGGACCTCGTGCTCGACGTCAACCTCAAGGGCCAGTTCCTGGTCGCGCAGGAGGTGGCCCCGCACCTCGATGCCGCCGGGGGCGGCGCGATCGTCAACCTCTCCACCGTCGAGGCGTCCGTGGTCGTGACCAGCGGCAGCACCGCGCAGCCGCATTACAACGCGAGCAAGGGCGGCGTACCCGCACTCACCAAGGCGCTCGCCGTCGAACTCGCCCCAAAGAACATCCGCGTCAACTGCGTCGCGCCGGGACCCATCGCGACGGACTTCTTCTCCTACGAGGACGTCACGAGCCCCGAGGCCATGGAGTTCCTGGGACAGCGCCTGCTCGTGCGCCGGGTCGGAACGCCGGCCGACGTGGCTTCGGCGATCTCGTGGCTGCTCTCGGACGAGGCGGCCTGGATCGACGGCATCGAATTGCCGGTGGACGGCGGGTGGTTGACGCGATGA